A genomic segment from Desulfurobacterium atlanticum encodes:
- a CDS encoding aldehyde dehydrogenase family protein yields the protein MIKGYMLIGGEKVCKDREIEILFPYDETVVGTIPDGDKEDAERAVSVALKGFEKMNQMTAYERYQCLSRAARILSNRSFEIAELLTKEVGKTLKEALGEVGRAVNTLTLSAEEAKRLKGEEILFDAAPGVKGKVGFYRRVPLGVIGCITPFNFPLNLTCHKVGPALAAGNSVVIKPSENTSLVVIKLAEILIEAGFPPEAVNVVTGYGEKVGDALVRDERVKKITFTGSVPVGKIIMSRGGLKKYAMELGSNAGVYIDSDQVDKLDFVAEKVCRGGFTMAGQVCISVQRVFVNDTIFDEFIEKAVSFTKSLKVGNPFDENTDIGPVIDKASADRIMEWIEEAVSAGAEIVVGGRRLSNTLIEPTILINVPEDVKLFTDEVFGPVIVVNRVKNVEDGIEKINLSRYGLQAGIFTNDIRKALKFADEVEAGGIMINEIPTFRVDQMPYGGMKESGIGREGPSFAIEEMTEIKVICFDLNQ from the coding sequence ATGATTAAAGGTTATATGTTAATAGGTGGAGAGAAAGTTTGTAAAGATAGGGAGATAGAAATCTTATTTCCCTATGATGAAACTGTTGTTGGAACCATTCCAGATGGAGATAAGGAGGATGCTGAACGGGCTGTATCTGTTGCACTTAAAGGTTTTGAGAAGATGAATCAGATGACTGCTTATGAGAGATATCAGTGTCTTAGCAGGGCTGCAAGGATTCTTTCAAATAGGAGTTTTGAAATAGCAGAGTTGCTTACAAAGGAAGTGGGAAAAACACTTAAAGAGGCTCTCGGGGAAGTTGGGCGTGCTGTTAATACTCTTACACTTTCTGCTGAAGAGGCAAAGAGATTAAAAGGGGAAGAAATTTTATTTGATGCTGCTCCTGGAGTGAAAGGTAAGGTTGGTTTTTACAGAAGGGTTCCTCTTGGAGTAATAGGATGTATAACACCGTTTAACTTCCCTTTAAATCTTACATGTCATAAGGTTGGTCCTGCTCTTGCAGCGGGAAATAGTGTAGTTATTAAACCTTCTGAAAATACTTCTCTGGTTGTTATAAAACTTGCTGAGATACTTATAGAGGCAGGGTTTCCTCCAGAAGCTGTGAATGTAGTTACAGGCTATGGAGAAAAGGTTGGTGATGCTCTTGTAAGAGATGAAAGGGTTAAAAAAATAACTTTTACAGGAAGTGTTCCTGTTGGAAAGATAATTATGTCCCGTGGAGGACTTAAAAAGTACGCGATGGAGCTTGGTTCAAATGCTGGAGTTTATATAGATAGTGATCAGGTAGATAAACTTGATTTTGTGGCTGAAAAGGTGTGCCGTGGTGGTTTTACGATGGCAGGGCAGGTGTGTATATCTGTTCAGAGAGTTTTTGTGAATGACACTATATTTGATGAATTTATTGAAAAAGCTGTTTCTTTTACTAAGAGTTTAAAAGTAGGGAATCCGTTTGATGAAAATACAGATATTGGTCCTGTTATTGATAAGGCTTCGGCAGACAGAATAATGGAATGGATAGAAGAGGCGGTTAGTGCGGGTGCTGAGATTGTTGTAGGTGGCAGGAGATTGTCCAATACATTAATAGAACCAACGATACTTATTAATGTACCTGAAGATGTAAAACTCTTCACTGATGAGGTTTTTGGTCCTGTAATTGTTGTAAATAGAGTTAAAAATGTGGAGGATGGTATAGAGAAAATAAATCTCTCAAGATATGGACTTCAAGCGGGAATATTTACCAATGACATAAGAAAGGCTTTGAAATTTGCTGATGAGGTGGAAGCTGGCGGAATAATGATAAACGAAATTCCTACTTTTAGAGTTGACCAGATGCCTTACGGTGGTATGAAAGAGAGCGGTATAGGCAGGGAGGGACCTTCTTTTGCGATTGAAGAGATGACAGAGATAAAGGTTATCTGTTTTGATTTGAACCAGTAA
- a CDS encoding Fur family transcriptional regulator: MVKTKRQTRQKTVIYRIAKESKDHPTAEQIYERAKKELKTLSLATVYRVLKELVEEGKIGEIIINKQSRFDFKTEYHHHFVCNYCGKIFDIDIPICEMARNCVEGPGHKIEGAQHTFFGKCKLCREKER, from the coding sequence ATGGTAAAAACCAAAAGACAGACCAGACAGAAAACGGTTATATACAGAATAGCTAAAGAGTCAAAAGACCACCCTACAGCTGAACAGATATATGAGAGAGCGAAAAAAGAACTTAAAACACTAAGCCTCGCAACTGTATACCGTGTTCTGAAGGAACTTGTAGAAGAAGGAAAAATCGGAGAAATCATAATTAATAAACAATCCAGATTTGACTTCAAAACTGAATATCATCATCACTTTGTGTGTAACTACTGTGGTAAAATTTTTGACATAGACATCCCTATATGTGAAATGGCACGAAACTGTGTGGAAGGACCAGGACATAAAATAGAAGGAGCACAACACACTTTCTTTGGAAAGTGTAAACTATGCAGAGAAAAAGAAAGATAA
- a CDS encoding purine-nucleoside phosphorylase, translating into MELSAEFIKKAVGFSSFDIAVVLGSGVELPGKKVQTISYSDIPSFPSTQVEGHKGVFEAIELKGLKIAVFKGRFHYYEGRTDEEIRAIPLLSALLGCKLFVTTCAVGAVSRRAAAVDFVVIEDHINLQGKNPLVGLIKKYGSKVFVDLKGCYDNDFSDTFLKVALNKNVKVCKGVLAAMLGPSYETFAEIKMLNSMGVDVVSMSTVPEIIVARFLGMDVGAVAVVANDTMMENVNHDLVLTQVKKRNNLLAELLNETLIKL; encoded by the coding sequence ATGGAACTGTCTGCTGAATTTATTAAAAAAGCTGTGGGATTTTCTTCCTTTGATATAGCGGTTGTTCTTGGTTCTGGTGTTGAGCTACCAGGGAAAAAGGTGCAAACGATTTCCTATTCGGATATTCCATCGTTTCCATCTACTCAAGTGGAAGGCCATAAAGGAGTTTTTGAAGCTATAGAATTGAAAGGTTTGAAAATAGCCGTTTTTAAGGGAAGGTTTCACTACTATGAGGGAAGGACTGATGAAGAGATAAGGGCTATTCCACTTTTATCTGCCCTGCTTGGATGTAAACTTTTCGTTACAACATGTGCTGTGGGAGCTGTTTCTCGACGGGCAGCGGCAGTTGATTTTGTGGTTATAGAGGATCATATAAATCTCCAGGGGAAAAATCCTCTTGTAGGTCTTATAAAGAAGTATGGAAGCAAAGTTTTTGTTGATTTAAAAGGGTGTTATGATAATGATTTCAGTGATACTTTTTTGAAGGTTGCACTTAATAAAAATGTAAAAGTTTGTAAGGGAGTTCTTGCTGCAATGCTTGGGCCAAGTTATGAGACGTTTGCGGAGATAAAGATGTTAAATTCTATGGGGGTTGATGTTGTTAGCATGTCCACGGTTCCAGAGATTATCGTTGCCAGGTTTTTGGGAATGGATGTTGGGGCAGTGGCTGTTGTTGCAAATGATACTATGATGGAAAATGTGAACCATGATTTGGTTTTGACACAAGTAAAAAAGCGCAATAATCTCTTGGCAGAATTGTTAAATGAGACTTTAATAAAATTATGA
- a CDS encoding formate dehydrogenase subunit gamma — MWGWFKRKFRMREDYEKLIIVDGDKFFIEKWTVLQCLMHVGIMTMIMQVITGFPLKYWNTPWAKYIVDALGGINGLMTIHRIEGAIMFFDFLFVVFYCIIFMIVNRDRVKKYGIWDTYRLLPGPTDIAAVQYFAYLLGFRKAPPDYDEYMWVDKFDFYAVGWGMIAIGITGWILWLPEVFCGFFGWPPETLQIALIAHADEGMVAVGWIALVHLYMVHYSPHKFPMDWVWLTGISPELEWMEERPRSWRRIIKRTAEHEPELLEKYPALKERYEFVKAIENLPNEEIVLKIHEYAHHLLEKELSEEAA, encoded by the coding sequence ATGTGGGGTTGGTTTAAAAGAAAGTTTAGAATGAGAGAAGATTATGAAAAGCTTATCATTGTTGACGGTGATAAGTTTTTCATAGAGAAGTGGACTGTTCTCCAGTGTTTGATGCACGTTGGTATTATGACGATGATTATGCAGGTTATTACAGGTTTTCCACTTAAATACTGGAACACTCCGTGGGCGAAGTATATAGTTGATGCTCTTGGAGGAATAAACGGTCTTATGACCATTCACAGGATAGAAGGTGCAATAATGTTTTTTGACTTCCTGTTTGTGGTTTTCTACTGTATTATCTTTATGATTGTAAACAGAGATAGAGTTAAGAAGTATGGTATTTGGGATACCTATAGACTTCTTCCAGGTCCAACAGATATTGCTGCTGTTCAGTATTTTGCCTATCTCCTTGGTTTTAGAAAAGCACCGCCGGATTATGATGAGTATATGTGGGTTGATAAGTTTGATTTTTACGCAGTTGGTTGGGGTATGATTGCCATTGGTATCACTGGATGGATTTTGTGGCTTCCTGAAGTGTTCTGCGGATTTTTTGGTTGGCCACCAGAAACGCTTCAGATAGCTCTAATTGCTCATGCTGATGAAGGTATGGTTGCTGTTGGTTGGATTGCTCTTGTTCACCTTTATATGGTTCACTATAGCCCTCACAAGTTTCCAATGGACTGGGTATGGCTTACAGGTATTTCTCCTGAGCTTGAGTGGATGGAGGAAAGGCCCCGCTCATGGAGAAGAATTATCAAAAGGACAGCCGAACATGAGCCAGAACTTCTTGAAAAGTATCCAGCTTTAAAAGAGAGATATGAGTTTGTTAAGGCTATAGAAAATCTTCCTAATGAAGAAATTGTCCTAAAGATTCATGAGTATGCGCATCACCTTCTTGAAAAGGAACTTAGCGAGGAGGCAGCATAA
- a CDS encoding NHL repeat-containing protein, with protein sequence MRFLMLSLLMMVSLISSAFAGEIKGNFKFPSDIAVKKGNIFVVDGLNNRVVKLNEDGDVVSTFAVKKPYGIYVSDEKIYLSTTDGNILILDFSGNVLKKFNVGGRLVDLVVLGGKIWVVDASNDCVKIISEDDGNLVKIVGEKGSTPGEFVSPFMIATDGDEVYVVDSINARVQVFNKKGEFERTFGEFGIEEGDLFRPKGIAVFNGEVAVSDVITGAVQLFNPYGAFDGVVAKGLQYPMAIAYEKGVIYVLEPLKNKILTFKVQGVK encoded by the coding sequence ATGAGATTTTTAATGTTAAGTTTGCTTATGATGGTTTCTCTTATCTCTTCGGCATTTGCCGGAGAGATAAAGGGGAATTTCAAATTTCCTTCAGATATTGCTGTTAAGAAAGGTAATATTTTCGTGGTGGATGGCTTAAATAACAGGGTTGTTAAGCTTAATGAAGATGGAGATGTTGTTTCTACTTTTGCTGTGAAGAAACCTTACGGTATTTATGTTTCAGATGAAAAAATTTACCTTTCAACCACAGATGGAAATATTTTGATTCTTGATTTTTCCGGAAATGTTCTTAAAAAGTTTAATGTTGGTGGAAGGCTTGTTGACCTTGTCGTTCTTGGTGGGAAAATATGGGTTGTTGATGCTTCTAATGATTGTGTAAAAATTATCTCTGAAGATGATGGAAATCTGGTTAAAATTGTTGGTGAGAAGGGCTCAACACCTGGAGAGTTTGTTTCTCCTTTCATGATAGCTACTGACGGTGATGAAGTTTACGTTGTTGACTCTATCAACGCACGGGTTCAGGTATTTAACAAAAAAGGTGAGTTTGAAAGAACCTTTGGAGAGTTTGGTATTGAGGAGGGAGATCTTTTCAGGCCTAAAGGAATAGCTGTATTTAACGGTGAGGTTGCAGTTTCTGATGTGATTACCGGGGCGGTTCAGCTTTTCAACCCCTATGGAGCGTTTGATGGAGTTGTTGCAAAAGGATTACAGTATCCTATGGCTATAGCTTATGAGAAAGGTGTAATTTATGTGCTTGAGCCTCTTAAAAACAAGATACTTACATTCAAAGTACAAGGGGTTAAATAA
- a CDS encoding cytochrome c3 family protein, with protein sequence MRKTLAILLSVVAIPTVSHAKKLEKSMKKDCLVCHQNWLLEAKVSSPKLLTDKKILAGDTIMCLTCHDGSMADDRLTFLNFDKHSHPVDVKVPDNMDIPDKYPLNDGKLFCGTCHTPHSEVGSQDKLDYTFMRFKNTDSSMCIDCHRNNTGHGNHPVLEETAEKMSPEIVAKIKELNGKVGENNEVTCQSCHAAHKGQGEHALIVSNKNSQLCAVCHMEEVNSPEHKNPMSHPIAVSVEEAGVNPERINLKLNGSNIECYSCHKVHHSQEEKLLAEQKKQLCVACHTSEATVLHSKHAFEDKDACLECHTAHKAVGPNLWGRELSDKAESYAVFLEAGEKDRMCISCHYPGGEAPDMGTISHPTNVKSSVKSLPLDDGKVACMSCHDPHRWSVVDNPVSKADASFLRVPERELCGRCHAGKLECAQGVHANIKNRNVLGETSDNAGVCAACHVPHRATGKYLKGVEGAEGKDAVTAFCMACHGEGGVAKAKVMSGKFADHPVDVMTEDGKLVTCASCHNPHNAKKFALAAPVKGDSALCLECHKGKSVKETAHYLVDKDETIMEHGQCYACHKPHNPEGPTLWSRALGEGKTVNEKQCTSCHAKGKMAADLTTGKITHPLGGDVVSNDLPAINQQTGTPGMGVLDCGSCHDPHGDAKASPFLRLSNKGSQLCISCHKEEVAIKGTGHDINGQMCAACHVPHQAKSAFLWKMELKNFTYPTGEPVDRASTYCLTCHNESGIASDATVKYYFHPYKDFDLVASDRPGRKGKWPLYAEDGSEVERGGAIACETCHDAHIHGKTYFLRNKTVAGSTCVDCHGDEAVIRYMWYHTDKVRQPHPSYK encoded by the coding sequence ATGAGGAAGACCTTAGCTATACTTCTATCAGTGGTTGCTATACCAACAGTTTCTCATGCGAAGAAACTTGAGAAAAGCATGAAGAAGGACTGTCTGGTGTGTCACCAAAACTGGCTGTTAGAAGCTAAGGTAAGCTCTCCTAAGCTTCTTACTGATAAAAAGATTCTTGCTGGTGACACGATAATGTGTTTAACCTGTCATGATGGTTCTATGGCAGATGACAGGTTAACTTTCCTTAACTTTGATAAACATTCTCACCCGGTTGATGTGAAAGTTCCGGATAATATGGATATTCCTGATAAGTATCCTCTTAATGACGGGAAGCTATTCTGCGGTACCTGTCACACGCCTCACTCTGAGGTTGGCAGTCAGGATAAACTTGACTACACGTTTATGAGATTTAAGAACACAGATTCTTCTATGTGTATAGATTGTCACAGGAACAATACAGGACATGGTAATCACCCTGTGCTTGAAGAAACAGCCGAGAAAATGTCTCCTGAGATTGTTGCAAAGATTAAAGAGCTTAACGGTAAAGTGGGAGAAAATAACGAAGTTACATGTCAATCATGTCATGCTGCTCATAAAGGTCAGGGAGAACATGCTTTAATAGTCTCTAATAAAAACTCTCAACTTTGTGCAGTATGTCATATGGAAGAAGTTAATTCCCCTGAACATAAAAATCCTATGTCTCATCCGATAGCTGTTTCTGTTGAGGAAGCTGGTGTTAATCCTGAAAGAATAAACTTAAAGCTTAACGGAAGCAATATTGAGTGTTATTCATGTCATAAAGTTCACCACTCTCAAGAGGAAAAGCTACTGGCAGAGCAGAAAAAGCAGCTTTGTGTGGCGTGTCACACTTCTGAAGCCACTGTGCTTCACAGCAAGCACGCCTTTGAAGATAAAGATGCCTGTCTTGAATGTCACACCGCACATAAAGCTGTTGGTCCTAACTTGTGGGGTAGAGAGCTTTCAGACAAAGCGGAAAGTTATGCTGTCTTTCTTGAGGCTGGAGAGAAAGATAGAATGTGTATCTCCTGTCACTATCCTGGTGGTGAAGCGCCGGATATGGGAACAATTTCTCACCCGACAAATGTTAAAAGTAGCGTGAAATCGCTACCTCTTGATGATGGAAAGGTAGCATGTATGTCATGTCATGATCCTCACAGATGGAGTGTTGTTGATAATCCTGTATCAAAAGCTGATGCGAGCTTCTTGAGAGTTCCAGAAAGAGAGCTTTGTGGAAGATGTCACGCAGGTAAGCTTGAGTGTGCTCAAGGTGTTCATGCTAATATTAAAAATAGAAACGTTCTTGGGGAAACATCCGATAATGCAGGTGTTTGTGCTGCGTGTCACGTTCCGCACAGGGCTACAGGTAAGTATCTTAAAGGTGTTGAAGGTGCTGAAGGAAAAGATGCTGTTACAGCATTTTGTATGGCATGTCATGGAGAAGGTGGCGTAGCAAAAGCTAAAGTTATGTCAGGTAAGTTTGCTGATCACCCTGTTGATGTGATGACAGAAGATGGAAAGCTTGTAACATGTGCAAGTTGTCATAATCCTCATAATGCTAAGAAGTTTGCTCTTGCTGCACCTGTTAAAGGAGATTCTGCTTTATGCCTTGAGTGCCATAAAGGAAAGAGTGTGAAAGAGACAGCTCATTATCTTGTTGATAAAGATGAAACTATAATGGAGCATGGTCAGTGTTACGCATGTCATAAGCCTCACAATCCTGAAGGTCCTACACTCTGGAGCAGGGCTCTTGGAGAAGGTAAGACAGTTAATGAGAAACAGTGTACATCATGTCATGCAAAAGGTAAGATGGCAGCTGATTTAACAACAGGTAAAATAACCCATCCACTTGGAGGAGATGTTGTTTCAAATGACCTTCCTGCAATCAACCAGCAAACAGGAACACCGGGAATGGGAGTTCTTGATTGCGGCAGCTGTCATGACCCTCACGGTGATGCAAAAGCTTCTCCGTTTCTCAGGCTTTCCAATAAAGGCAGTCAGTTGTGTATCTCCTGTCACAAAGAAGAAGTTGCTATTAAAGGTACAGGACACGATATTAATGGTCAGATGTGTGCTGCGTGCCACGTGCCTCACCAGGCTAAAAGTGCATTCTTGTGGAAGATGGAGCTTAAGAACTTTACATATCCAACTGGAGAACCTGTTGATAGAGCGTCAACATACTGCCTTACCTGTCACAATGAAAGCGGCATAGCTTCAGATGCAACAGTTAAGTATTATTTCCATCCGTATAAAGACTTTGATCTTGTTGCTTCTGATAGACCTGGCAGAAAAGGTAAGTGGCCGCTTTACGCTGAAGATGGTTCAGAAGTTGAAAGAGGTGGTGCTATAGCCTGTGAAACATGTCACGATGCTCACATTCATGGAAAGACATACTTCTTAAGAAATAAGACAGTAGCTGGAAGTACATGTGTTGACTGTCACGGAGATGAGGCTGTGATAAGATATATGTGGTATCATACAGATAAGGTTCGTCAGCCTCATCCAAGCTACAAATAA
- a CDS encoding ABC transporter substrate-binding protein: protein MSFNRGKRVLIGILLPLSLFFCFSCEEPVETFSSDNTILGKTVNLENVKFEKGIYGGTLYDSTSSDPKTFNPVFAHETSSTVAVAGIFEGLTDVDIKTLKPAGRLAVSWEFKDNGTTWVFHLRKDVRWSDGKPFTADDVVFTYNKIYFNPEYPNSVKDMFEIDGKLPKIKKLDTYTVEIKLPQPFAPLLYSLSADIFPEHLLREIVESGKFKTFWTVATSPEKLVGTGPYKLVKYVNGQYLVYEKNPFYYESDGYGSKLPYVEKKVIYIVPQKDTALLKFKNKELDFYGLSGDDFPSLKKGEKNGNYTIYNLGPSLTADFICFNQKREVLPEWKLKLFSNATFRRAISHAVDRKGIVLTVYNGLGFPVYYPVTKANKLYYDPEAPKFPYDLEKAKELLESIGLKDRNGDGWLETPDGHKVEFSLLTNSNNPNRVQIGSILKFDLKRLGIDVHFQPLDFNNLVEKLLNTHDFDAVIIGLTGSIDPNGGKNVWKSSGQLHLWNPNQKRPATQWEAEIDRLFDEGVKELDFKKRVEIYKRAYRIIAKEQPVIYIAAPLVFEAVRNRVKNYFPTIWGTYKPTRIFIKE from the coding sequence ATGAGTTTTAACAGGGGTAAAAGGGTTCTTATAGGGATTCTTTTACCCCTTTCTCTTTTTTTCTGCTTTTCCTGTGAAGAGCCTGTTGAAACCTTTTCATCTGATAACACGATTCTTGGAAAAACTGTTAATCTTGAAAATGTAAAGTTTGAAAAAGGAATATACGGGGGAACTCTTTACGATTCAACATCTTCAGATCCGAAAACTTTTAATCCTGTTTTTGCCCATGAAACATCTTCAACGGTAGCTGTTGCCGGTATTTTTGAAGGGTTGACAGATGTTGATATTAAAACGTTGAAGCCTGCCGGCAGGCTTGCTGTTTCCTGGGAGTTTAAGGACAACGGAACAACCTGGGTTTTTCATTTAAGAAAAGATGTTAGATGGTCTGACGGTAAACCATTTACAGCAGATGATGTTGTTTTTACCTATAATAAAATCTACTTCAACCCTGAATATCCAAACTCTGTTAAAGATATGTTTGAGATAGACGGAAAACTTCCGAAGATTAAGAAATTAGATACATACACGGTTGAAATAAAACTTCCTCAGCCATTTGCTCCACTTTTATACTCTCTTTCGGCGGATATTTTCCCAGAGCATCTGTTAAGGGAAATTGTTGAGAGTGGAAAGTTTAAAACTTTCTGGACGGTGGCAACTTCACCTGAAAAACTTGTGGGAACAGGACCCTATAAACTTGTAAAGTATGTTAACGGTCAGTATCTTGTTTATGAAAAAAATCCTTTTTATTATGAAAGTGATGGTTACGGAAGCAAACTACCTTATGTTGAGAAAAAGGTTATTTATATAGTTCCTCAGAAAGATACTGCCCTTTTAAAGTTTAAAAATAAAGAGCTGGATTTCTATGGACTTTCAGGAGATGATTTTCCATCTTTAAAGAAAGGGGAGAAAAACGGTAACTACACAATTTACAATCTTGGTCCTTCCTTAACTGCCGATTTTATCTGTTTTAATCAAAAAAGAGAAGTTCTTCCTGAGTGGAAGTTGAAACTGTTTTCAAATGCAACTTTTAGAAGGGCTATCTCTCATGCAGTTGATAGAAAGGGTATAGTTTTAACAGTTTATAACGGTCTTGGATTTCCTGTTTACTATCCTGTAACAAAAGCCAATAAGCTTTACTATGACCCTGAAGCTCCAAAATTTCCGTATGATTTGGAAAAAGCAAAAGAGCTTCTTGAGTCTATAGGGCTTAAAGACAGAAATGGTGATGGCTGGCTTGAAACGCCGGACGGTCATAAGGTTGAGTTTTCTCTTTTAACCAATTCAAATAATCCAAATAGAGTTCAGATAGGTTCAATTTTAAAATTTGATTTAAAGAGGCTTGGAATAGATGTTCATTTTCAGCCTCTTGATTTTAATAATCTTGTTGAGAAACTTCTTAATACCCACGATTTTGATGCTGTTATTATCGGTCTGACAGGTTCCATAGATCCTAACGGCGGGAAGAATGTGTGGAAAAGTAGCGGGCAGCTTCATTTGTGGAATCCCAATCAGAAGAGACCTGCAACGCAGTGGGAAGCTGAAATAGATAGGTTGTTTGATGAAGGAGTTAAAGAGCTTGATTTTAAAAAGAGAGTGGAAATTTACAAAAGAGCTTACCGTATAATTGCTAAAGAACAGCCTGTTATCTATATTGCTGCTCCTCTTGTATTTGAGGCTGTTAGAAATAGAGTGAAAAATTATTTTCCAACAATCTGGGGGACATACAAACCCACACGAATTTTTATAAAAGAGTGA
- a CDS encoding sodium:proton antiporter → MVEEIGVHMPLWLTIPFAGILLSIAVLPLVAPHFWHKHFGKVSAFWALACGIPFVLLYKGAAVHSILHTILVEYIPFLVLLGALYTIAGGIYIKGSFVGRPVFNSVLLFIGAMLASLMGTTGAAMLLIRPLIRANRWRQYKTFTVVFFIFLVANIGGALTPLGDPPLFLGFLKGVPFFFTLKLIPIWATAVAIVLGIFFAVDSYFYAKEDKTKIPNPDEKFEILGKINFLFLFGVLAAVLLSGIVHLPQINVLGVHLYLQDVLRDIALVVLGVLSLLLTPPVVREKNEFTWFPIKEVAILFIGIFIAMIPCLKILEAGEHGPAGSLIHILSEPYHYFWTTGVLSSFLDNAPTYLTFLMTALGKFYPGVPVKEAVHKLIETHSLYLEAISAGAVFFGAVTYIGNAPNFMVASIAREQGVEMPSFFGYIIKYSIPVLITTFVVLTFLFFM, encoded by the coding sequence ATGGTAGAAGAGATAGGTGTGCACATGCCATTGTGGCTTACAATTCCTTTTGCTGGAATTTTGCTTTCAATTGCGGTTTTACCTCTTGTGGCTCCCCATTTCTGGCATAAACACTTTGGAAAAGTATCCGCCTTCTGGGCACTTGCCTGCGGTATTCCTTTTGTGCTTCTTTATAAAGGGGCGGCGGTTCACAGTATTCTTCATACAATACTTGTTGAATATATTCCGTTTCTTGTTCTTCTTGGAGCCCTTTACACAATTGCCGGTGGAATATACATAAAAGGTTCCTTTGTTGGAAGGCCTGTTTTTAATTCGGTGCTTCTTTTTATAGGGGCAATGCTTGCTTCTTTAATGGGAACTACAGGTGCTGCAATGCTTTTAATAAGACCTCTTATAAGAGCAAACAGATGGCGTCAGTATAAAACTTTTACGGTTGTATTTTTTATTTTTCTTGTAGCAAATATCGGTGGTGCACTTACACCTCTTGGAGACCCACCACTGTTTTTAGGTTTCTTAAAAGGTGTTCCGTTTTTCTTTACTTTAAAGCTTATTCCTATATGGGCGACAGCTGTGGCTATAGTTTTAGGAATATTTTTTGCTGTTGATTCATACTTTTATGCAAAAGAGGATAAGACCAAGATACCAAATCCTGATGAGAAGTTTGAGATACTTGGTAAGATAAACTTTCTGTTTCTTTTTGGTGTTCTCGCTGCTGTTTTATTAAGCGGTATTGTTCATCTGCCTCAGATTAATGTTTTGGGAGTTCATCTTTACCTTCAGGATGTATTAAGGGATATAGCTTTGGTTGTTCTCGGTGTTTTATCCCTTCTTCTCACACCACCTGTTGTAAGGGAGAAAAATGAGTTTACGTGGTTTCCTATAAAGGAAGTGGCAATTCTCTTTATAGGTATATTTATTGCCATGATTCCCTGTCTAAAGATTCTTGAAGCTGGCGAGCACGGTCCTGCTGGGAGCTTGATTCATATCCTTTCAGAGCCTTACCACTATTTCTGGACCACGGGAGTTCTTTCATCGTTCCTTGATAACGCTCCGACCTATTTAACATTTTTAATGACAGCTCTTGGTAAATTTTATCCCGGTGTTCCTGTTAAAGAGGCTGTTCATAAGCTTATAGAAACCCATTCTCTATATCTTGAAGCTATCTCTGCAGGTGCTGTTTTCTTTGGGGCTGTTACTTATATAGGAAATGCTCCAAATTTTATGGTTGCTTCAATTGCGAGGGAGCAGGGTGTTGAGATGCCATCTTTCTTTGGATATATAATAAAGTATTCTATCCCTGTTCTTATTACGACGTTTGTTGTGCTTACTTTCCTTTTCTTTATGTAA